The proteins below come from a single Zea mays cultivar B73 chromosome 8, Zm-B73-REFERENCE-NAM-5.0, whole genome shotgun sequence genomic window:
- the LOC541665 gene encoding ubiquitin conjugating enzyme isoform X1, whose amino-acid sequence MASKRILKELKDLQKDPPTSCSAGPAGEDMFHWQATIMGPPDSPYAGGVFLVNIHFPPDYPFKPPKVSFKTKVFHPNINSNGSICLDILKEQWSPALTISKVLLSICSLLTDPNPDDPLVPEIAHMYKTDRPKYESTARSWTQKYAMG is encoded by the exons ATGGCGTCTAAGCGCATCCTCAAGGAGCTGAAGGACCTGCAGAAGGACCCCCCCACATCATGCAGTGCAG GTCCTGCTGGTGAGGACATGTTTCATTGGCAAGCAACAATTATGGGACCACCTGACAGTCCCTATGCTGGTGGTGTTTTTTTAGTGAACATTCATTTCCCGCCAGATTACCCCTTCAAACCTCCAAAG GTTTCTTTCAAGACAAAGGTCTTCCATCCTAATATCAACAGCAATGGAAGTATATGCCTTGACATTCTCAAAGAGCAGTGGAGCCCTGCTTTGACAATTTCTAAG GTCCTGCTCTCCATCTGCTCCCTGCTGACCGACCCCAACCCGGACGACCCTCTTGTCCCGGAGATTGCCCACATGTACAAGACGGACCGGCCGAAGTACGAGTCGACGGCCCGCAGCTGGACGCAGAAGTACGCGATGGGCTGA